The Helianthus annuus cultivar XRQ/B chromosome 16, HanXRQr2.0-SUNRISE, whole genome shotgun sequence genome includes a window with the following:
- the LOC110914212 gene encoding uncharacterized protein LOC110914212: MESFKPVAEGIMGDRSKPPLPGKGLASRVLNIDGNLVLPRRGTVAEPKKINIIDELTKVTTPVSLEANCQSGESSGIKQVGQEGVLGEKIDGSFPKPKSYADSLLANKSVRLNFRSLACETVQDGCDVVLPRESVRLARDKMANTLYGYFLGDRVAYPVVEYFVRNNWKKYGILKSMMNDNGFFFFKFSDEAGMSKVLKDGPWIIRSQPLFLNIWSPATKLEKKGVKNVQIWVKIHDVPIAAYTEDGLSLIATTIGEPKALDSYTSAMCTDMWGRSSYARALIEVSADKQLKEEIKLAFPDLEGEGFIKESLSVEYEWNPLRCAHCCVFGHSDDHCPFQPKIHSKGQNASKNGKKPGVDDEGYTGVYGKKAAKKSGFPINKPKPKFEYRPVAAKKSQDTGGSSALKIQTSNPFDIFNDPSIGEGGETSKSGEARVNVDDEDDEEVEEVFSEVDGYDMDGFLRQGSSNFEHKKGASTPSSLVINESHVDPCNLSKISKLVFRSWHWFSNGARCSKGTRIIVGWNPCVFDVMVISQTDQVMHLQLFFKQEKKMMFCTIVYAANYYVSRRELWNHLLLHKVLVRDDPWVMLGDFNSALYLEDKSMGCSSVSASMREFQECVVGLEMLDVNRSGLHFTWSQKPKKGIGLMKKIDRIMGNSQFISKFPNAVALFHPARLSDHCSCVLKIQDSTSLKHKPFKFANFLVHKPEFLNIVSRGWETSINGVFQFSVVKKLKSLKSPLRHLLFRQGNLHNKVQDLRNKLDGIQRRIDDDPASVVLREEEVSIRRDYQEALLDEERFLKQKSKVEWLAAGDMNSAFFHSSLKDRIHHSRISVIQDSTGKIYEDDSVHEAFVKHYENFLGGTHSSSLMPSPDLFTRSLASDVASHMIRQVTPEEVKKAMFSIGSDKAPGPDGFTAGFFKGAWPIVGSEVTKAVIDFFNTGKLLRELNHTLIALIPKSSSPLSVTDYRPIACCNVVYKCISKIVADRIKVALDDIVSINQSAFVPGRKISDNILLTQELMHNYHRNVGPPKCAFKVDIQKAYDTVDWKFLEHSLIGFGFHHTMVHWIMLCVSTTTFSICVNGEVHGYFKGRRGLRQGDPVSPYLFTLVMEVLTAILHHAVRIDSSFKFHNKCERQQIINLCFADDLFIFSKGEIASARCIMQSLDSFSKMSGLFPSVQKSTVYFSNVPSYVKTAILNLMPFKEGSLPVRYLGVPLISSRLLYNDCQILVEKLDKRIMHWRNKLLSFAGRLQLIISVLSSLHIYWSSVFLLPNRVIISLEAKMRNFLWSQDSSFQKGRAKVSWKSVCVPKNEGGLGIRRIADVNTALMTSHIWSILINRRSLWVEWVHAYRLRGKSFWACKAPSSCCWSWRKLLQLRSVVRNFIWSEIGNGVTTSAWFDTWSELGPLGQFISPRLISNAGFDLSSNVSDVYANNLWRWPDAWRDLFPVLNQLDCLVLNPNKSDKFKWRIGDQIHDFSSFRAWDSVRHKEEQVNWSNIVWFSQCIPRHAFLMWLIMKRKLLTQDKILSWDLARRKNMNMLCCLLCYANHDSHEHLFFECEFSSQVWFMVRSKVGMDMISAKWNDIVVCLRDRAKSRSVSDYVTRLLVAASAYFIWQERNARLFKNQMRPPEAVRDIIIQQVRYKLMGAKLKDCANVRRVLGDWDIKDADMRFDGG; encoded by the exons ATGGAGTCGTTTAAACCTGTTGCTGAGGGTATTATGGGAGATCGAAGTAAACCCCCTCTTCCGGGAAAGGGTTTAGCAAGTCGTGTTCTTAATATTGACGGAAATCTGGTGCTTCCTCGTCGTGGTACTGTTGCTGAACCAAAAAAGATCAACATTATTGATGAGCTTACTAAGGTTACTACTCCGGTTTCTCTTGAAGCGAATTGTCAGAGTGGTGAGTCATCGGGTATCAAGCAAGTCGGTCAAGAAGGTGTTTTAGGGGAAAAGATTGACGGCAGTTTTCCGAAACCCAAATCTTATGCGGATTCCCTTCTTGCAAACAAATCGGTTAGGCTGAATTTCAGGTCTCTTGCGTGTGAAACTGTGCAAGATGGATGTGATGTTGTTCTCCCGAGAGAATCTGTCCGTTTAGCTCGTGATAAGATGGCTAACACCTTGTATGGCTACTTTCTTGGGGATCGAGTTGCATATCCTGTTGTGGAGTACTTTGTGCGAAATAATTGGAAAAAGTATGGTATTCTAAAATCGATGATGAATGATaatggtttctttttcttcaagttcTCGGATGAAGCAGGTATGTCGAAGGTGTTGAAAGATGGGCCATGGATCATTCGGTCCCAGCCTTTGTTTCTAAATATTTGGAGCCCGGCTACTAAGTTGGAAAAAAAAGGTGTGAAAAATGTGCAGATATGGGTGAAAATCCATGATGTCCCGATTGCTGCCTACACGGAGGATGGTCTAAGTTTAATTGCAACTACTATTGGAGAGCCGAAAGCGTTAGATTCTTATACGTCAGCGATGTGCACGGATATGTGGGGCCGTAGTAGCTATGCGAGAGCGTTGATAGAGGTGTCGGCTGATAAGCAATTAAAGGAGGAAATTAAGTTAGCCTTCCCTGATTTGGAAGGTGAGGGGTTTATAAAGGAATCGTTGTCGGTTGAATACGAATGGAACCCGTTGCGTTGTGCCCATTGTTGTGTTTTTGGTCATTCTGATGATCATTGCCCGTTCCAACCTAAGATACATAGCAAAGGCCAAAATGCGTCTAAAAATGGCAAGAAACCGGGTGTGGATGACGAGGGGTATACGGGGGTTTATGGTAAAAAAGCTGCAAAGAAATCTGGTTTTCCAATTAACAAGCCGAAGCCAAAGTTTGAATACCGGCCTGTGGCAGCTAAAAAAAGTCAAGATACAGGTGGGTCGAGTGCACTGAAGATCCAAACGTCTAATCCGTTTGATATATTTAATGATCCAAGTATTGGTGAAGGTGGGGAGACTAGCAAATCTGGGGAAGCTCGGGTTAATGTGGATGATGAAGACGATGAGGAGGTGGAGGAGGTGTTCTCGGAGGTTGATGGTTATGATATGGATGGATTTTTGAGGCAGGGTTCGTCGAATTTTGAGCATaaaaaaggggcaagcactccttcttcGCTGGTTATCAATG AATCTCATGTTGATCCGTGTAATCTTTCTAAGATCTCAAAGTTGGTGTTTCGTTCGTGGCATTGGTTTTCTAATGGGGCTCGGTGTAGTAAAGGCACTAGAATTATTGTGGGTTGGAATCCATGTGTTTTTGATGTTATGGTTATCTCGCAGACAGATCAGGTTATGCATTTGCAATTATTCTTTAAACAGGAGAAGAAAATGATGTTCTGTACTATTGTCTATGCTGCGAACTATTACGTTTCTCGTAGGGAGCTATGGAATCATCTCTTGTTACATAAAGTTTTGGTCCGTGACGATCCGTGGGTCATGCTTGGTGATTTTAATTCTGCATTGTATCTGGAGGATAAATCCATGGGTTGTTCTTCAGTCTCGGCTAGCATGAGGGAGTTTCAGGAATGTGTAGTTGGGCTCGAGATGCTAGATGTGAACCGGTCGGGTCTCCATTTTACGTGGAGTCAAAAACCGAAGAAAGGTATTGGCTTAATGAAAAAAATAGATAGAATCATGGGTAATTCGCAGTTTATTTCTAAGTTCCCGAATGCGGTGGCTTTATTTCATCCGGCTAGGCTATCGGATCATTGCTCGTGTGTTTTGAAAATTCAAGATTCGACCAGTCTTAAGCATAAGCCTTTCAAATTTGCTAACTTCTTGGTTCATAAGCCGGAATTTTTAAATATAGTTAGCCGTGGGTGGGAGACGAGTATTAACGGTGTGTTCCAGTTTTCCGTTGTCAAGAAGCTTAAATCGCTAAAGTCGCCTCTTCGTCACTTATTGTTTCGGCAAGGTAATTTACATAATAAAGTTCAAGATTTGAGGAATAAGTTGGATGGTATTCAGCGTAGAATTGATGATGATCCGGCTTCGGTGGTTCTCCGTGAAGAGGAAGTAAGTATTCGGCGAGATTATCAAGAGGCTCTTTTAGATGAAGAACGTTTTTTgaaacaaaaatccaaagtgGAATGGTTGGCAGCTGGTGACATGAACTCCGCTTTTTTTCATTCGTCGCTCAAGGATAGGATTCATCATAGCCGTATCAGTGTTATTCAGGATTCTACGGGTAAAATTTATGAGGATGATTCGGTCCATGAAGCTTTTGTTAAGCACTATGAAAATTTTTTGGGTGGCACGCATAGCTCGTCTCTCATGCCCTCGCCTGATTTATTCACGAGGTCGTTGGCTTCGGATGTTGCTTCTCATATGATCCGTCAGGTTACTCCCGAAGAAGTCAAGAAGGCCATGTTTTCGATTGGTTCTGATAAAGCTCCGGGTCCAGATGGTTTCACAGCGGGTTTCTTTAAGGGTGCTTGGCCTATTGTGGGGAGTGAAGTGACTAAGGCTGTCATTGATTTTTTTAATACAGGTAAGCTGCTCCGGGAATTAAATCACACGCTCATCGCTCTTATTCCCAAGTCCTCCTCTCCGTTGTCGGTTACGGATTATCGGCCCATTGCTTGTTGCAATGTCGTTTATAAATGTATCAGCAAGATCGTGGCGGATAGAATTAAAGTGGCTCTGGATGACATCGTCAGTATTAACCAATCGGCTTTTGTTCCGGgtcgaaaaatctcggataaCATTCTGCTTACTCAAGAATTGATGCATAATTATCATCGTAATGTCGGGCCTCCTAAATGTGCTTTCAAAGTTGATATTCAAAAGGCGTATGATACGGTCGACTGGAAGTTTCTCGAACACAGTTTGATTGGTTTTGGTTTTCACCACACTATGGTTCATTGGATTATGCTTTGTGTTTCCACTACCACCTTTTCTATTTGTGTTAACGGGGAGGTCCATGGGTATTTTAAGGGCAGACGGGGGTTAAGACAAGGAGATCCGGTCTCTCCTTACTTATTCACTCTTGTTATGGAGGTTCTAACGGCCATCTTACATCATGCGGTAAGGATTGATTCATCCTTCAAATTCCATAACAAGTGTGAGAGGCAACAAATTATCAATCTGTGTTTTGCGGACGACCTATTTATTTTCTCGAAAGGGGAGATTGCATCGGCTAGGTGCATTATGCAGTCGCTTGACTCGTTTTCTAAAATGTCCGGTTTGTTTCCTAGTGTTCAAAAAAGTACAGTCTACTTTTCTAACGTGCCATCATATGTAAAGACTGCCATTTTAAACCTTATGCCTTTTAAGGAAGGATCTTTACCGGTTAGATATTTGGGTGTGCCTCTCATATCATCGCGGCTTCTGTACAATGATTGTCAAATTTTGGTAGAGAAACTGGATAAACGGATCATGCATTGGAGGAATAAGTTACTCTCTTTTGCGGGGAGGCTGCAGCTTATCATATCGGTCTTGTCTTCTCTCCATATTTACTGGTCTTCTGTCTTTTTGTTGCCCAACCGGGTTATTATTAGCTTGGAGGCCAAGATGCGCAACTTTTTATGGTCCCAAGATAGTTCGTTCCAGAAAGGTCGTGCTAAAGTCTCTTGGAAGTCGGTGTGTGTTCCTAAGAACGAGGGCGGGTTGGGTATTCGTCGCATAGCTGATGTTAATACTGCTCTTATGACTTCGCATATTTGGAGCATCCTTATAAACCGTCGATCCTTGTGGGTAGAATGGGTTCATGCGTACAGGTTAAGAGGCAAAAGCTTTTGGGCTTGCAAGGCTCCTTCTTCTTGTTGTTGGTCTTGGAGGAAATTGCTTCAGCTTCGTTCTGTTGTGAGAAATTTTATTTGGTCCGAGATTGGTAATGGTGTTACAACTTCTGCTTGGTTCGATACTTGGAGCGAGTTAGGCCCTCTCGGGCAGTTTATTTCTCCTCGGCTCATTTCTAATGCGGGGTTTGATTTGTCGTCTAACGTCTCGGATGTCTATGCTAATAATCTTTGGAGATGGCCAGATGCGTGGAGGGATTTATTTCCGGTGTTAAATCAGCTAGATTGTTTGGTGTTAAATCCGAATAAGTCTGATAAATTTAAGTGGCGAATTGGTGATCAGATACATGATTTTTCTTCGTTTCGTGCTTGGGATTCGGTGAGGCACAAAGAAGAGCAGGTTAATTGGTCTAACATAGTGTGGTTCTCGCAGTGCATTCCTCGTCATGCGTTTCTTATGTGGCTTATAATGAAACGGAAGTTGCTTACTCAAGACAAAATTTTGAGCTGGGATTTAGCGCGACGAAAGAACATGAACATGCTATGTTGTCTTTTATGTTATGCGAACCATGACTCTCATGAGCATCTGTTCTTTGAATGTGAGTTTTCCTCTCAAGTTTGGTTTATGGTTCGAAGTAAAGTGGGTATGGATATGATATCGGCTAAGTGGAATGATATTGTGGTGTGCTTGCGTGATCGGGCAAAATCGAGATCGGTTAGTGACTATGTTACAAGACTGTTAGTGGCGGCTAGTGCTTATTTCATTTGGCAGGAGCGTAATGCTAGATTGTTCAAGAATCAGATGCGTCCTCCGGAAGCTGTTCGTGATATTATTATTCAACAAGTGCGATATAAACTTATGGGGGCAAAGTTGAAGGACTGTGCTAATGTTCGAAGGGTTCTCGGTGATTGGGATATAAAGGATGCTGATATGCGCTTTGATGGCGGCTGA